Sequence from the Flavobacterium sp. TR2 genome:
CCTCCAAAAAAGACAAAAGGAATAGGTTTTTATGAGCCACTATTAAATTTAAAGAATAAAATGACCCCAAAAACATTTAATGTTTTTTTACTACGCCATGTAGCTGCAACTCGTTTTTACTGTTAGTCAAAACATTACATCATTATTAATCTTCTTTAATATGAAAAACTCTACTTTCGAAAACAGAATAAAAATCCTTCTAAGTTTTGCATTAAGCATTTTGTTTCTTAATGTTTATGGCGGAGAAGGAAGCAAACAAACTACTCCCGATACCAATCACAGGGCGTCACTTTGCATAAATAGTGATGAATATGGTAATTTTGCCAGATATGGTTCTACAGATGTACAGCGATTGTATATTAGAATTCAGAATCCTAACAGTGAAAAAGTATACTTAGGTTTTAGCCGAGCTAGAAGATCAAGCCCTACAGGTGATGAAATTACTTCTAGATTTAGAATCATGAAACCTGATGGAACTGTAGCATTTAGCAACTACACGCTAGATGGAAGCACATCCAACATTACCGGAACTGAAAGCCAAAGGCTTACAAGAGCTCAAAACGGGCCAAACGGTATTGATGGAGTTGCCTCAGCCGGATACACCCCTATTGTTTTTAATCCAAATGGAATGCCTGCTGGTGATTATTGGATTGAATTTGAAAGCACTACTGACGGCAGTAGCACACAAATCTTTTACAATTACTACGATATCACAGTAGCTAATACTTCAAACAATTCAATTCCTGGCCGTATCTATTCAAAACGCTGGGCCTTTGGTATGGATAATGTTGATACCGATTTTAACGGTGCATTTTATGTTTTTGCTCCCGATAACGGTTCTACAACTGGAGCAGTTACCCAAAATGGTTTTGTAAATAAAATTAATTTTAACGGTGCTGGTTTTAGACCTTGGTACTTCAATGTTGCTTTTAATAATACAGGTCCTGGAAATACAGGAAACACTGCAAACGATCAGAAAAGTGTCTATAATGCTTCTGATGCAACAAAAATGAGTCCCAAGTATGAGGTATTCTTAAATGACCCCGATATTAATGTCTGGAAAAACGGAACCTATAATGGAAACATCCAAATTAATGGAATTACCAACTGCGGTATTGGAGAAAGCAATATCAACATTAGCGTTTTTAAGAGTGGGACAATTGAAATATTGTTAGATTTTAATGGCGGTGATGGCATTTATACTCCCGGAACCAAAGATGTCTTGACAACTCAAAGTGTTACTGCATCCGGATCTCCTCCTTATGCCGTAAGTGTTCCTTGGAATGGTAAAGATGGTTTAGGAAATACGATTGCTCAAGGGACAACGATACCAATAGTAGTTACTTTTGGACAAGCCGCTTTTCATTTTCCAATGTATGATGTAGAGGAAAATCAATACGGTTTTTCATGTACAACCGTACGACCAGCCGCTCCAGCGGGATATGTTCTAAAGTTTTACTGGGATGATAGTGCTATTACTTATACTGGCGGTACTTTTGATGCCAAAGTAAATCTTACCGGCTGTCCGCCTAACAATACCCCTCCTGGAAATTGTCATCGCTGGGATGGATTCAATAGCAACAACAACAATTCTCCGCAATATGGAAATTTAAATACCATAAACACATGGTGGTACGCGAATAGAGATTTTGTAACCTCCAATATAGTCTTGCCTCCATTTTATACTGTTGCCTTAGGAACAACAAGCAATGTGACTTGTTTTGGCGGCAATGATGGTAAAATTCAGATAAATGTAACGAATGGAACAGGTCCGTTCAAATATTACATAAACGGCGAAACCACCACAAATACTTTGCAGAATTTAACTGCTGGCACATACAATATAAAAGTTGTAGATGCAAATGGCTGTTCTGCAACTATAAATGGAGTGGTAATCACTCAGCCAGCTGCTGCCGTTACTGTAGCTAAAACTTCTCAAACTGACGTATTGTGCTTTGGCGCCACAACAGGAGCCATTGACATAACAGCTTCTGGCGGAGTTGGGCCTTACACTTACGACTGGACTGACCTTGCGGGAACTAATGATCCTGAAGACAGAACAGCACTTCCAGTTGGAACGTATAGTGTAACTGTAAAAGACTCTAAAGGATGCACTTCTGCACAGCTTTCTGTGACTATCACAGGACCTGCCTCTGCCGTTACTGTAGCTAAAACTTCCCAAACTGACGTATTGTGCTTTGGCGCTGCAACAGGAGCCATTGACATAACTGCTTCTGGCGGAGTCGCTCCTTACACTTACGACTGGACTGACCTTGCGGGAACTAATGATCCTGAAGACAGAACAGGACTTGCTGTTGGAACGTATACTGTAACAGTAAAAGATTCAAAAGGATGTACTTCTGCACAGCTTTCTGTGACTATCACAGGACCTGCCGCTGCCGTTACTGTGACCAAAGCTTCCCAAACTGACGTATTATGCTTTGGCGCCACAACAGGAGCCATTGACATAACAGCTTCTGGCGGAGTCGGACCTTACACTTACGACTGGACTGATCTTGCAGGAACTAATGATCCTGAAGACAGAACAGCACTTCCAGTTGGAACGTATACTGTAACAGTAAAAGATTCAAAAGGATGCTCTTCTGCACAGCTTTCTGTGACTATCACAGGACCTGCCGCTGCCGTTACCGTTGCCAAAGCTTCCCAAACTGATGTATTGTGCTTTGGCGCTACAACAGGAGCCATTGACATAACAGCTTCGGGCGGAGTCGGGCCTTACACTTACGACTGGACTGACCTTGCTGGAACTAATGATCCTGAAGACAGAACAGGACTTGCTGCGGGAACTTATAACGTTACAGTAAAAGATTCAAAAGGATGCGCTTCTGCACAGCTTTCTGTGACGATCACAGGACCTGCCGCTGCCGTTACTGTAGCCAAAGCTTCCCAAACTGACGTATTGTGCTTTGGCGCTGCAACAGGAGCCATTGATATAACAGCTTCTGGAGGAGTCGCTCCTTACACTTACGACTGGACTGACCTTACAGGAACTAATGATCCTGAAGACAGAACAGCACTTCCTGTTGGAACGTATAGTGTAACAGTAAAAGATTCAAAAGGATGCACTTCTGCACAGCTTTCTGTGACTATCACAGGACCTGCCGCTGCCGTTACCGTTGCCAAAGCTTCACAAACCGATGTATTGTGCTTTGGCGCTGCAACAGGAGCCATTGACATAACAGCTTCTGGAGGAGTCGCTCCTTACACTTACGACTGGGCTGACCTTGCGGGAACTAATGATCCTGAAGACAGAACAGCACTTCCTGTTGGAACGTATAGTGTAACAGTAAAAGATTCAAAAGGATGCTCTTCTGCACAGCTTTCTGTGACTATCACAGGACCTGCCGCTGCGGTTACCGTTGCCAAAGCTTCTCAAACTGATGTATTGTGCTTTGGCGCTACAACAGGAGCCATTGACATAACAGCTTCTGGAGGAGTCGGACCTTATACTTACGATTGGGCTGACATTGCGGGAACCGATAATCCTGAAGACAGAACAGGTCTTGCCGCAGGAACTTACACCGTAACGGTGAAAGATGCCAACGGATGCTCTTCTGCACAGCTTTCTGTAACAATCACCGAACCTGCTGCTGCAGTGACTGTTGCCAAAACTTCACAGACTGACGTATTGTGCTACGGCGCTTCAACTGGGGCAATCAACATAACAGCTTCTGGCGGAGTTGCTCCTTACACTTACGATTGGGCGGACATTGCAGGAACCGATAATCCTGAAGACAGAACAGGTCTTGCCGCAGGAACTTACACCGTAACGGTGAAAGATGCCAACGGATGCTCTTCTGCACAGCTTTCTGTGACTATCACAGAACCTACTGCTGCAGTGACTGTTGCCAAAACTTCACAAACTGACGTATTGTGCTACGGCGCTTCAACTGGGGCAATCAACATAACAGCTTCTGGAGGAGTCGGACCTTATACTTACGATTGGGCTGACATTGCGGGAACCGATAATCCTGAAGACAGAACAGGTCTTGCCGCGGGAACTTACACCGTAACGGTAAAAGATGCCAACGGATGCTCTTCTGCACAGCTTTCTGTGACTATCACAGAACCTGCTGCTGCAGTGACTGTTGCCAAAACTTCACAGACTGACGTATTGTGCTACGGCGCTTCAACTGGGGCAATCAACATAACAGCTTCTGGCGGAGTCGGTCCTTACACTTACGATTGGGCTGACATTGCGGGAACTGATGATCCTGAAGACAGAACAGGTCTTGCCGCGGGAACTTACACCGTAACGGTAAAAGATGCCAACGGATGTTCTTCTGCACAGCTTTCTGTGACTATCACAGAACCTGCTGCTGCAGTGACTGTTGCCAAAACTTCACAAACTGACGTATTGTGCTACGGCGCTTCAACTGGGGCAATCAACATAACAGCTTCTGGCGGAGTTGCTCCTTACACTTACGATTGGGCGGACATTGCAGGAACCGATAATCCTGAAGACAGAACAGGTCTTGCCGCGGGAACTTACACCGTAACGGTGAAAGATGCCAACGGATGCTCTTCTGCACAGCTTTCTGTGACCATTGGCCAACCAGGTGCAGCGTTATCATGCTCTGTGGTACAAAACAAACCAGTTACTTCAAACGGTCTAAGCAATGGAGAGGCAACAGTATCTCCAATTGGTGGCACTCCTGGCTACGTTTATTTATGGGACAATGGTGAAACTACACCTAAAGCACTAGCATTAAATGCTGGGACACATACCGTAAAAGTTACAGATGCCAACGGCTGTACTACAGAATGCAGCGTACTAATCACTGAACCAAATGTTCTTTCTTGCAGCATAACACAAGATGCTACTGTAAAATGTTATGGGGATAGTACTGGTAAAGCTACAGTAATCGCTGTAGGCGGTAACGGCGAATACACTTACCTTTGGGATAACGGCGAAACAGCTGCACAGGCAACTGCTTTAACAGCTGGCTTACATTCTGTAACCGTTACTGATAAATTAGGATACACTACAACTTGTGAAATCACAATTGGTCAACCGCAAGCACCTTTAAGCGCAACAACAACTCAAGTTAATGTTGCTTGTGGAGGCGGCACAACAGGTTCAGCTACTGTAACTCCATCAGGAGGAACAGGCCCTTACACTTATTCTTGGGATACAACTCCTGTTCAAACAGATGCTACAGCTACTGGGCTTAAAGCTGGAACTTATAACGTTACCGTTAAAGATGCTAACTTATGTACCATTGTAAAAACAGTAACTATTCTTGATGGAGATTCAGTTATACCAGTTATAAATCCACTGCCAGAAGTTAGCACTATTAATTGTCCCGCAGAACCAGTTTTTGCACAAGCAACTGCAACTGATGACAATGGAACAATCTCTTCATTAACTTATGAAGACACAATTACACAAGGAGATTGTGCTGGAACTTACACAAAAACAAGAACATGGACTGCAAAAGATGCTTGCGGAAATGTTTCGCTTCCTGTAAGCCAAACCATAATAGTACAAGACAATACTGCACCAACTTGGACAACAGAAGCTGGCTCTTTAGACAAAACTATAGAATGCAGTGACGAACAGGCTTTAGCAAATGCTCAAGCTTTATTCCCGACTGCCTATGATTCTTGTGACAATGATGTAACCAATATTATAAAAGTAAGCGGACAGTTCGTAGCGTCTGAAGGATGCGGAAATTCTGGCACTTACACCAATACTTGGACTGTGACAGATGATTGTAAAAACACTTCAGAGACTTTCACTCAAATCATTACAATTGAGGATAAAACAGCTCCAACATGGACTACTGTAGCTGGAACTCTAAATGAAACTTTAGAATGCAGTGATGCAGAAGGACTTGCAGCAGCTCAGGCTAAATTCCCAATAGCTTCTGATTTATGCGATACTGATGTTTCAAATATCATCAAAGTAAGCGGACAGTTTGTAGCTTCTGAAAATTGCGGAAATGCTGGAACATACACCAACACTTGGACTGTAAAAGATGATTGCGGAAATACTTCTGAGCCTTTCACTCAAATCATTACAATTGAGGATAAAACAGCTCCAACATGGACAACTGTAGCTGGAACTCTAAATGAAATTTTAGAATGCAGTGATGCAGAAGGACTTGCAGCTGCTCAAGCTAAATTTCCAATAGCTACTGACTTATGCGACACGGATGTTTCTAACATCATTAAAGTAAGCGGACAGTTTGTAGCTTCTGAAAATTGCGGAAATGCTGGAACATACACCAACACTTGGACTGTAAATGACGACTGCGGAAATACTTCTGAAACTTTCACTCAGGTGATTACAATTCAGGACACCACAAAACCAACTTTTGTTGGCGAACTTCCGGCAGATATTACCGTTTCTTGTGATGCAGTTCCTGAACCTTATAATATGCAGGCTTCCGACAATTGCAATGGAGACTTGCCAATTGTTTTCAATGAAACTAAAAGCGACATTAAAAACGAATGCGGTACAGAATATACCTTAACCCGCAACTGGTCAACAAGCGATTGCGCAGGAAATTCAATTTCTTATTCTCAAGTCATAACAGTGAGAGATACTACACCTCCAACTGGTACTGCGCCAGCAGATGTTGCTAATCTTCAAAATGCTGCGGATATTCCAGCTGCAAATCCAGAAGATATAAAAGATGAAGCAGACAACTGCGGAGGGCCTGTAAATGTTACTGTAACCGACACTAATAATGGAGGAACAGGATGTAACGGAGAATCTTACATCTTAACCAGAACTTATACGCTAACAGACTGTGCAGGCAATAAAACTGAATTAGTTCAAACCTTTACAGTTGAAAACAAAGTTTCTGTGAGTGGAGTTCCTACTAATGTAAGCTGTCAAGGAGAAAGTGATGGTTCTATTGCCGTGACCAGCAGTCCTGGAGCTACTGTAGTTATTACAAATCAAAATAATGAAGTAGTTGGAAATACTAATTTACCTGCTGGAACTTATACCCTTACTGCAACATCTGTAGTAAATGGTGAAAATGAAACTTGTACTGCAACTGCAACGGTTGTAATTACAGAACCAAATTACAGAGTTAAAATATCTGGACAAATTATCAATATAGATACTAACACTCCAATTGCAAATGTTCCTGTAACATTGATTCCGCAAGGAACAACTACTGGCCCAATACAAATGCGTATTACAGGTGCCGATGGTATGTACAGTTTCACAGGAATGCCTGCCGGAAGTTATTTGGTACAAGTGCAAGATGCTAATTTGAATAGTGCATATCAATTATATCCAGTAGATTCTAGTTTGTTCTTTACTACTCTTGAAGAATGTAAATTCCAAGTTCATAACTTTGAATACGGAGCATCAAAACTGCCTGTACTTGGAGATTATGTTTGGTATGATACCAATAGCAACGGAGTTCAAGACGAATGGTATGATGCCAATAATGATGGCGCTGTAACCAAAAACATTCCAGATTCTAATGGAGCTATTGATTACAGCCAATGGGAATGGATCGATCTTAATGGAGACGGAAGTTACGCTGGCCCTCAAAATGTTGGGGAGTTAAATGCTGGAGGTTTCGGAAATGCGCTTAGTGCCAATGTAATTGTTGATGGTCCAAATGGATATCATTCTGAAGTTATTGTAGGAATTGAAGGATTCTGGAGAAATCGTCCAGAAATAGAAAATCCTTACGGGGACTATACTATAAAACTAGTAAGAGATGCTAATCTTGACGCTGTGGCAGCTGCTTTAGGCGCTACTGGCTTAGTAAAAGTTCTTCCTTCAACATCTGCTAAAAACATAACTGCAAAAACAGGAAAAATGCAATTGCATACTGTTTGTAAAACAACAACAGACAGCGGTTATGTTGTTACGGTGACCCCTGAAGATTTGGTTCATTTAGATGCAGACTTCGGCGTAAGCTGCAAAGATTACAAAGACATTGTTGCCAATGATGATAGTGCAGGTCCGATTGCGGGTGTAAATCATATCACAACTAATGTATTAAATGTATTGCCAAATGATACCTTAGAAGGAAATGCCATAACTGCATCTGATGTTATTATAACAACCGTAACACCAAACGAGTTCTTGCAATTAAACGCTGACGGTTCGGTTGATGTACTGCCAAATGCTCCAGTAGGAACATTAACAATGGTATACCAAATTTGTGAAGCCGATCAGACAGACAACTGCGACACTGCTACGGTTACAGTTACAATCGAAGCACCAGTAATGACCGTTACGGCTACAGCGATATGTGTAAATGACGTTCCTTATGTAGATTATGTTGTAACACCTGTAAACTTCACTCCTGCAAATGGCGTGACCATAGCATGGGCTGACAGCAATAACAATGTAGTAACAACAATGACCGATCTGCCATTGAGCGGACGTGTACTATGGCCAGGAGCAGTAGTAGATGATCAAGGAAAAGGCATTGACTGGCCAGGATGGGTTTTCGAAAACAACAGATGGATTGAAGCACCTGACGGATTTGAAAAATTACGCCCAACAGCTAATGTGATCATATCTCTAAATCCAAGTGAGACAATTACACTTAGTTATCCGCCAGCCGATCCGTATTGTACTGCCAGACCAACATTTGCAATCGTTGCTAATGATGATAGTCCTGCACCAATAATTGGAAATAATGCACAAACTAATATCATTAACGCTTTAACCAATGATACATTAAATGGTTCTGCGGTAAACATAAACGACGTAACGCTAACAACAACAATTCCAGATCCAACTGGTTCAATAACCTTAAATCCTGACGGATCTGTAGATGTTGCGGCAAATACACCAGGCGGCACTTATACCTTAACATACCAAATCTGTGAAAAAGCAGATTTCGGAAACTGTGACACTGCTATTGTGACCGTTGTTGTAATCTCACCTCTAGTGGCCAATGACGACACTTACAATAATATTGGATGTAATTCCTTTGGACTAGTGGGCAATGTATTAAGCAATGACTTAAAAGGAAGAACACCTGTAACGATAGAGTTAGTAGACTTCAGACTTATTGCTGAAGGAAACAATACCAAAACAGATCCGCACATTACGGTTGACGCTTCTGGGAATGTAAACGTATCCAGTTTAACACCTGCAGGTACATATACATATAGCTATACCATCTGTGATAAAACAAATGCACAAAATTGTGATTCTGCAACGGTTACCATTACAGTACTGCCTCAAGGCGTTGTTGAAACCAGAAGTACAGCTTGTACAGATGATTCGACACTAATAAACTTAAGCAACTTACTTCCAGAAGGAAGCCCTTTAACTGGAGTTTGGCAGGACAGAAACAACACCAATGCCCTTCAAGGTGGAGTCCTTAATCCTTTTGGTTTAGCATTGGGCAATTATATTTTTGAATATATCATAGCTGATGAAAGATGTCCAAGAAGCATCGTTTTAAATATGGAAATCAATGATGACTGTAAAGTCCTAGCTTGTGGTAATGTATTAGTACATAATGCTTTTTCTCCAAACGGCGACAACATAAACGATTTCTTCAAAATTGACAATATCGATGACACAACTTGTTATCCAAGCAATTCTGTTGAAATATACAATCGCTGGGGAGTTCTAGTTTTTGAAACTACAAACTACAACAATACAACAAATGCTTTTGACGGTACTTCAAGAGGAAGAACAACTGTTAAGCAATCTGACGGACTACCAACCGGAACTTATTTTTACATTATTAATTATAAATCTCTGGATGGAAACAACAATGTTCAAGAACATAAATTAGACGGATATTTATATCTATCCAAATAGTAATCAAAATACGCTGTAAATGTTTATTTACAGCGTATTAAAACATCCGACAATTTGA
This genomic interval carries:
- a CDS encoding gliding motility-associated C-terminal domain-containing protein, which translates into the protein MKNSTFENRIKILLSFALSILFLNVYGGEGSKQTTPDTNHRASLCINSDEYGNFARYGSTDVQRLYIRIQNPNSEKVYLGFSRARRSSPTGDEITSRFRIMKPDGTVAFSNYTLDGSTSNITGTESQRLTRAQNGPNGIDGVASAGYTPIVFNPNGMPAGDYWIEFESTTDGSSTQIFYNYYDITVANTSNNSIPGRIYSKRWAFGMDNVDTDFNGAFYVFAPDNGSTTGAVTQNGFVNKINFNGAGFRPWYFNVAFNNTGPGNTGNTANDQKSVYNASDATKMSPKYEVFLNDPDINVWKNGTYNGNIQINGITNCGIGESNINISVFKSGTIEILLDFNGGDGIYTPGTKDVLTTQSVTASGSPPYAVSVPWNGKDGLGNTIAQGTTIPIVVTFGQAAFHFPMYDVEENQYGFSCTTVRPAAPAGYVLKFYWDDSAITYTGGTFDAKVNLTGCPPNNTPPGNCHRWDGFNSNNNNSPQYGNLNTINTWWYANRDFVTSNIVLPPFYTVALGTTSNVTCFGGNDGKIQINVTNGTGPFKYYINGETTTNTLQNLTAGTYNIKVVDANGCSATINGVVITQPAAAVTVAKTSQTDVLCFGATTGAIDITASGGVGPYTYDWTDLAGTNDPEDRTALPVGTYSVTVKDSKGCTSAQLSVTITGPASAVTVAKTSQTDVLCFGAATGAIDITASGGVAPYTYDWTDLAGTNDPEDRTGLAVGTYTVTVKDSKGCTSAQLSVTITGPAAAVTVTKASQTDVLCFGATTGAIDITASGGVGPYTYDWTDLAGTNDPEDRTALPVGTYTVTVKDSKGCSSAQLSVTITGPAAAVTVAKASQTDVLCFGATTGAIDITASGGVGPYTYDWTDLAGTNDPEDRTGLAAGTYNVTVKDSKGCASAQLSVTITGPAAAVTVAKASQTDVLCFGAATGAIDITASGGVAPYTYDWTDLTGTNDPEDRTALPVGTYSVTVKDSKGCTSAQLSVTITGPAAAVTVAKASQTDVLCFGAATGAIDITASGGVAPYTYDWADLAGTNDPEDRTALPVGTYSVTVKDSKGCSSAQLSVTITGPAAAVTVAKASQTDVLCFGATTGAIDITASGGVGPYTYDWADIAGTDNPEDRTGLAAGTYTVTVKDANGCSSAQLSVTITEPAAAVTVAKTSQTDVLCYGASTGAINITASGGVAPYTYDWADIAGTDNPEDRTGLAAGTYTVTVKDANGCSSAQLSVTITEPTAAVTVAKTSQTDVLCYGASTGAINITASGGVGPYTYDWADIAGTDNPEDRTGLAAGTYTVTVKDANGCSSAQLSVTITEPAAAVTVAKTSQTDVLCYGASTGAINITASGGVGPYTYDWADIAGTDDPEDRTGLAAGTYTVTVKDANGCSSAQLSVTITEPAAAVTVAKTSQTDVLCYGASTGAINITASGGVAPYTYDWADIAGTDNPEDRTGLAAGTYTVTVKDANGCSSAQLSVTIGQPGAALSCSVVQNKPVTSNGLSNGEATVSPIGGTPGYVYLWDNGETTPKALALNAGTHTVKVTDANGCTTECSVLITEPNVLSCSITQDATVKCYGDSTGKATVIAVGGNGEYTYLWDNGETAAQATALTAGLHSVTVTDKLGYTTTCEITIGQPQAPLSATTTQVNVACGGGTTGSATVTPSGGTGPYTYSWDTTPVQTDATATGLKAGTYNVTVKDANLCTIVKTVTILDGDSVIPVINPLPEVSTINCPAEPVFAQATATDDNGTISSLTYEDTITQGDCAGTYTKTRTWTAKDACGNVSLPVSQTIIVQDNTAPTWTTEAGSLDKTIECSDEQALANAQALFPTAYDSCDNDVTNIIKVSGQFVASEGCGNSGTYTNTWTVTDDCKNTSETFTQIITIEDKTAPTWTTVAGTLNETLECSDAEGLAAAQAKFPIASDLCDTDVSNIIKVSGQFVASENCGNAGTYTNTWTVKDDCGNTSEPFTQIITIEDKTAPTWTTVAGTLNEILECSDAEGLAAAQAKFPIATDLCDTDVSNIIKVSGQFVASENCGNAGTYTNTWTVNDDCGNTSETFTQVITIQDTTKPTFVGELPADITVSCDAVPEPYNMQASDNCNGDLPIVFNETKSDIKNECGTEYTLTRNWSTSDCAGNSISYSQVITVRDTTPPTGTAPADVANLQNAADIPAANPEDIKDEADNCGGPVNVTVTDTNNGGTGCNGESYILTRTYTLTDCAGNKTELVQTFTVENKVSVSGVPTNVSCQGESDGSIAVTSSPGATVVITNQNNEVVGNTNLPAGTYTLTATSVVNGENETCTATATVVITEPNYRVKISGQIINIDTNTPIANVPVTLIPQGTTTGPIQMRITGADGMYSFTGMPAGSYLVQVQDANLNSAYQLYPVDSSLFFTTLEECKFQVHNFEYGASKLPVLGDYVWYDTNSNGVQDEWYDANNDGAVTKNIPDSNGAIDYSQWEWIDLNGDGSYAGPQNVGELNAGGFGNALSANVIVDGPNGYHSEVIVGIEGFWRNRPEIENPYGDYTIKLVRDANLDAVAAALGATGLVKVLPSTSAKNITAKTGKMQLHTVCKTTTDSGYVVTVTPEDLVHLDADFGVSCKDYKDIVANDDSAGPIAGVNHITTNVLNVLPNDTLEGNAITASDVIITTVTPNEFLQLNADGSVDVLPNAPVGTLTMVYQICEADQTDNCDTATVTVTIEAPVMTVTATAICVNDVPYVDYVVTPVNFTPANGVTIAWADSNNNVVTTMTDLPLSGRVLWPGAVVDDQGKGIDWPGWVFENNRWIEAPDGFEKLRPTANVIISLNPSETITLSYPPADPYCTARPTFAIVANDDSPAPIIGNNAQTNIINALTNDTLNGSAVNINDVTLTTTIPDPTGSITLNPDGSVDVAANTPGGTYTLTYQICEKADFGNCDTAIVTVVVISPLVANDDTYNNIGCNSFGLVGNVLSNDLKGRTPVTIELVDFRLIAEGNNTKTDPHITVDASGNVNVSSLTPAGTYTYSYTICDKTNAQNCDSATVTITVLPQGVVETRSTACTDDSTLINLSNLLPEGSPLTGVWQDRNNTNALQGGVLNPFGLALGNYIFEYIIADERCPRSIVLNMEINDDCKVLACGNVLVHNAFSPNGDNINDFFKIDNIDDTTCYPSNSVEIYNRWGVLVFETTNYNNTTNAFDGTSRGRTTVKQSDGLPTGTYFYIINYKSLDGNNNVQEHKLDGYLYLSK